The Streptomyces sp. NBC_00659 genomic interval CGTCCGTGGCCGCGCCCAGCACCAGCAGCGGACTGCTCTCGAGGTCGTGGGCGACAGCGGCGTATGTGTCCAGGAACTCCCGGCAGGCGGATCCCGCGCCGCCCACGGCCGGCAGGAGCACCACGAAGGGCCATGCGCGCCGGGGGCGGAGACGGCTCCACGCGCGGGGCCGGGCCGCCTTCGCCAGGTCGCGGATCAACGCGGTGAGCAGGATCTCGCGGACCAGCTCCTCCTCGCGCGACTCCACCGCATGCGCGGGCTGCGCCGCCTCGTGGGCCAGGGCGAGCCGGTGCGTCACCCGCAGGTGCACCGCCGCCTTGAGGAAACTGCGGCCGGGCAGGTCCAGCATGCGGCTCACCCACGGGTGGCGCCTGTCGACACGCATGCCGTACCACCGGCGCCACAGCCAGCCGGCCACGACGCTCAGCAGGCGAAACGGAGCGCCCCACCATCCGTCCATGGCCTCGCCGAGCTGCGCGACGGGGAAGGCCTCGTGAAACCTCGCGGCGTACGCGTCGCACAGCAGCTTCCGCAGGGCGCGTCGCTGGCCCGCCGCGTCGACTTCCTGGACGGTGGCGCGCAGGACCGAGAGACAGGTGTCGAACTCGGGCAGCCGCAGCGCCCCGGCACCCTGCGGCACGGTCTCCCTCAGCTGCTCCGCAACGTCCTCCAGCAGGAGCAGGTGCGGCCCGTCCTCCCGCACGCGGGGCAGGTCCGGTCCTACGTCGCCGACAACCGCGTACGGGGCGAAGTGGGTGCCGTCGCGGTGGGCCCCGTCGCCAGAGGACTTGAGGCGCTCCATGTAGTCCAGCACAAGGCGGGTGAGCCCCGGATCCGGCTCCGGGGTGTCCGTGACCGCGCCACCGTCCGCCACCCGGGCCAGAAGCAGGGCCGGGAGCCCGTGCTCGCGGGACCGATGCCGGCGCGACGCGCCGGCCCGGCGGTCGATGAGGTACGGGTCGAGCACCCGGACGATCCGGTGGAGGTCGGCGGACACGGTCCGGTGTCGCTCGTCGCCGAGGGGTGGACGCGGCAAGGGGGAACCTCCAAATGGCATATGTCGAGGGAGTGTTGCGTGAGTCTATGGACGGAATGTGCGGTACGGCGGGTTTGTCGCTGGTTGACCGCTAATGAAGTACCGCGTGCGCAGTGCGCTCGCATTGCGACCATCCGCACGCCGCCTCCCTCGCCCTCGCCCTGGCCCGTGGCACCGACGGCGCCGCCACGGACGCACCCGCTCCTTGATGCCGGCTCTCGTCATGCCCGCCTCGGGCGGCGTGACATCCGTCGACTCTGCGGTGGTTCCGATGGAACGCGAGTGGCCCGGCGTCCGTCTTGACGTGCAGGGGATCCATGTGACCCGCTCTCACGGCTGAGGCGGGTGGTGGTCTCCGGGCCGGCCGGCCGAGCCCCGGGCGCGTTGTCGCGGGCCGGGTGAACCCGCCCTGGCCGGTACGGCGTTCCGGTGGAACGCCCGGCTTCCCTTGGATGCACGTCCTCTGACGTGCCCTCAGTACCCCATGCTGGAAAGGAACTTGGAATGATCTTCGTCGTCCTTGTCTTTGTCGCGCTCGTGTCCGTCATCGTGATCGCCCCGGTCGCCGCGGGCGTGATGGCGGTCAGGAAGGTCCGTCGGCGGACACGGGCGCAACGGCACGGGCTGCGCACCGAGGGCAGATGCATACGGGTCGAAACCGTGCGGCGCTCGGGCGGGGGGTACGCCACCTCGACACGGCGCTACTACCTCTTCGAGTACGTCACCCACGACGGCCGGCAGTTCCGGTTCGAGGACTCCGCCCCGAACACCACGATGCCCGGTGACCTCCTCACCGTCTCGTATCTCCCCGAGGACCCGGAAGGGGCCACGGTCGCGCTGCCCGGCGACCGGACGGCCCAGCGGGAACTCGGCTGTTTCCTGGTGTTCCTCGGCGTGGCACTGGCCATCGCGCTGACCGTCGCCGGTGTCGGGATCGGCGTGCTCTCCCTGTTCGCGGCCGATGCCTAGGGTTTGTCCGGAACCGTTCGTCTCGCGTACCGCCGACCTTCACACGGGGGACAGGGTGCCCTTTCCTGACGTTCGGTGCGCTTGGAAAGCTTCCTTCACGCACCTTCCGTCAGCCTCCGGCCCATGGGCCCGTCAGGACAAGAGGTCACCACTCATGCCTCAAGTGAATCGGCGCCGATTCTTCCAACTCGCCGGTGGTACAGCGGCGTTCACCGCGCTCTCCGGCAGTGTCCAGCGCGCGGCCGCCGTGCCGGCGCATCGACGCTCGGGCACGATCGAGGATGTCGAGCACATCGTCGTCCTGATGCAGGAAAACCGCTCGTTCGACCACTACTTCGGCTCGATGAGAGGCGTCCGCGGCTTCGGCGACCCGCGTCCGGCGAGCCCGGCCGGCACCAAGCCGGTCTGGCACCAGTCGGACGGCACCAAGGACGTGCTCCCCTTCCGCCCGGAGCTGGACGACCTCGGTCTCGCGTTCATCAAGGACCTTCCGCACGGATGGAGCGACGGGCACGCCGCGTTCAACAAGGGCAGGTACGACAAGTGGGTGCCCGCCAAGTCGGCCACGACGATGGCGTATCTGACGCGTGAGGACATCCCGTTCCACTACGCGCTGGCCGACTCGTTCACCGTCTGCGACGCCTACCACTGCTCGTTCATCGGCTCGACGGACCCCAACCGCTACTACATGTGGACCGGTTACACGGGCAACGACGGCAAGGGCGGCGGACCGGTCCTCGGCAACGACGAGGCGGGGTACCGCTGGACCACGTACCCGGAGCGGCTGGAAGCGGCCGGGATCTCCTGGAAGGTGTACCAGGACATCGGCGACGGGCTGGACGCCAACGGCTCCTGGGGCTGGATCCCCGACGCCTACCGGGGCAACTACGGCGACAACTCACTGCTGTACTTCGACCAGTACCGCAACGCCCAGCCGGGAGACCCGCTGTACGACAAGGCCCGCACCGGCACCGACGCCCGCAAGGGCGAGGGGTTCTTCGACGGGCTCAGGGCCGACGTGCAGGCTGGCAAGCTGCCGCAGATCTCCTGGATCGCCGCTCCCGAGGCGTTCACCGAGCACCCCAACTGGCCCGCCAACTACGGCGCCTGGTACATCTCCCAGGTGCTGGACGCGCTCACCTCCGACCCCGAGGTGTGGAGCAGGACGGCCCTGTTCGTCACGTACGACGAGAACGACGGCTTCTTCGACCACCTGGTGCCGCCCTTCCCGCCGCAGTCCGCGGCGCAGGGCAAGTCCACGGTCGACGTCGGCCCGGACCTGTACGCGGGCGACGCGAGCCGTGCGGCCGGACCCTACGGACTGGGGCAGCGGGTGCCGATGCTCGTCGTCTCGCCCTGGAGCAAGGGCGGCTACGTCTGCTCCGAAACCCTCGACCACACCTCGATCATCCGGTTCATGGAAGCCCGGTTCGGGGTGCGCGAGCCCAACATCTCGCCCTGGCGACGCGCTGTCTGCGGCGACCTCACGGCCGCCTTCGACTTCGCGCGGAAGGACGCCGGGCCGGTCACGCTGCCCCGCACCGACGGCTACCGGCCGCCGGACGGCGACCGCCACCCGGACTACGTGCCGACCCCTCCCGCGAACCCCGCCCTGCCCCGGCAGGAGCGCGGCTCGCGCCCGACGCGCCCGCTCAAGTACGCCCCGCTCGTGGACGGTTCGGCGGACACCGCGGCCGGCAGGTTCACGCTGACCTTCGGCTCCGGGCCCAAGGCGGGCGCGGCCTTCCTGGTCACCTCCGGCAACCGCGCCGACGGCCCCTGGACGTACACCACGGCAGCGGGCAAGACCATCTCTGACACCTGGAACTCGGCCTATTCCGGAGGCTCGTACGACCTCACGGTGCACGGTCCGAACGGCTTCCTGCGCACCTTCAAGGGCTCCAACGGGACGGCGGGACCGGAGATAACGGCCCGCCACACCGGCTGCGACGTCGAGCTCACCTTCGTGAACAAGGGCGCGTCCACGGCGACGCTCAGGCTCACGAACGGCTACGGCGGACCGTCCCAGGTCTTCCGGGTCCGGGCGGGCGCGACCGTGAAGCACACGGTGGACCTGCGGGCGAGCGAGTGCTGGTACGACCTGAGCGTCGTCGCCGACGGCCAGGCGGGCTTCCTGCGGCGATTCGCCGGACATGTCGAGAATGGCCGGCCCGGTGTGAGCGACCCTGCCCTTATTACGGTCTGATGGGTCCACAACTGACCGTTGTTTTCCGGCCAGGCCACGGTAGGGTGCCCCGGTGACCACGCAATCGAACACTCCTGCAGGTTGGTACCCGGACCCGAACGGGAAGTCCCAGACACAGCGTTACTGGGACGGCTCGCAGTGGACCGACCAGGAGGCCCCGGCCGGACAGGTGCCGCACCAGGGCACCCCGCCCCAGCAGCCCTTCCCTCAGCAGGCCACCGCCCCCGACCCGCGCGTCCAGCGCCAGGTGCAGCAGCAGGCCGGGGTGGCCCCGAGCGGTGTCGGCGGCGGCACGCTGTTCACCGAGCCGGTCCTGGTGGTGAACCAGAAGGCCAAGCTGATCGAGCTGACCAACGAGTACAAGGTCATGGACCAGCAGGGCAACCCGGTCGGCTCGGTCACCGAGGTCGGTCAGGGCGTGCTGCGGAAGATCCTGCGGCTCGTCTCCAGCCTCGACCAGTTCCTCACCCACCGGATGGAGATCCGCGACGCCCAGGGCCAGCCGCAGTTGCTGCTGACCCGGCCGGCGAAGATATTCAAGTCCCGCGTGATCGTGACGCGTCCGGACGGTTCCGCCGTCGGTGAGATCGTCCAGAAGAACATGATCGGCAAGATCAACTTCGCGATCAACGTGGACGGCCGTCAGGTCGGCGCGATCAAGGCGGAGAACTGGCGTGCCTGGAACTTCGCGATCGTCGACGAGTCGGAGAAAGAGGTGGCCCGGATCACGAAGACCTGGGAAGGCCTCGCCAAGACGATGTTCACGAGCGCGGACAACTACGTCCTGCAGATCCACTTCCAGCTCCCCGAGCCGCTGCTGAGCCTCGTCGTCGCGACGGCGCTGACCGTCGACACGGCGCTCAAGCAGGACTCCCGCGGACTGGGCTGACAGGTCACGGTAGTAAGGGAAGGGTGGCCGCGGATCTCTCCGCGGCCACCCTTCCGGCATGTCCCGCCCGTCGCACCGACCGCGGTCTCCCGCGGCGACGCCCCGCTAGAGGGACGTCAGATGGCCCGAGTCGGTCTGCCGGGGCACCAACGAGGGTTCGTACGCCGCGCCGTTCGGCCCCAGCGCCAGCACCGCGGCGACCGGATGGTCGTCGTCCGCCGGGCCGTCCAGGTGGGCGTCCCCCGTCGCGGCGGGCTCGGGCGCCGAACGCGAGAGCGTCACCACGCCCCACGCGGCGACCGATGCCCCCGCGAGCGCGAGCAGCAGGCCCGCCGCGCCGCCCTGGAGGCGCTCACCGAGCAGGGACAGTCCGATCGCCGCCGCTGCCAGCGGGTTGGCGAGCGTCACGACGGCCAGCGGGGCGCCGAGCCCGCCCTGATAGGCGGTCTGCGACAGCAGCAGCCCGCCCGCCGCGAAGGCCGCCACGAGCAGTGCCACCACGGCCACCTGCGCGCTGAGCGGCGAGTCCGAACGGTCCGTCGCGGCGACCGTCACGGTCTGGGTGAGGGCCGAGGCCACGCCCGAGGCGAACCCGGCGGCCGTCGCGTGCCGCAGCCCCGGCCGGGCACCACGTGCCAGCGCGCCGATGACCGCGGCGGTCGTTCCCGCGACGGCGAGCGCCTGCGGCAGGCTCAGTACCTCGTCCGGCGCGGCCCCGGACGCCGTGACGAGCAGCGCGGCGAGGCCGGTCAGGGTGAGCGCCGTGCCGCGCCACTCGACCGCGCTGACGCGCCGTCCGGCGACCCGCGCGCCCAGCGGCACGGCGGCCACGAGGGTGAGCGCCCCGAGCGGCTGGACCAGGGTGAGGGTTCCGTACTTGAGGGCCGCCACGTGCAGCAGTGCGGCCGAGGCGTTCAGTGTCACCGACCACCACCAGGCGCCCTCGGCCAGCAGGCGCAGCGTGCCCGAGCCGGCGGACCGGGCGGCGAGCCGCTCCTGCGCGACGGCGGCGGCGGCGTAGGCGACGGCGGAGAACAGGGACAGGACGACAGCGACGAGCGTCGGGTTCATCGCCCGGCTCCCACGAGTTCGGGCAGATCACGTACGGGGATCGCGGCGGGCTCGTGGCCGAGGTGCCGTCCCGGGGCCGTCGCCGTCCGGTGCGGCGGGTGGACCACGGCGAGGGCGACGCAGAGCAGCGCGGTCGCCACGATCGCGTCGAGCCAGTAGTGGTTCGCGGTGCCGACGATCACCAGCAGGGTGAGCAGGGGATGCAGCAGCCACAGCGCGCGCAGCCGCGACCGGGTCGCGGTGATCAGGCCGATCGCGACCATCAGCGCCCAGCCGAAGTGCAGCGACGGCATCGCCGCGAACTGGTTCGCCAGGGCGTCGGCCGCCGGGTGCGCGCCGTACACGGTGGGCCCGTACACCTGGCCGGTGTCGACGAGGCCCGTCTCGGCGAGCAGCCGCGGCGGCGCGAGCGGGAAGGCGAGGTGCCCGGCCAGGGCGGCCGCGGTGACCAGGGCGAGGATCCGGCGGGCCCACACGTAGTGCGCCGGGCGCCGCAGATACAGCCAGACCAGGAAGGCGGCGGTGGCCGGGAAGTGGACGGTCGCGTAATAGGTGTTCGCGAGGTGCACGAGGGTGTCGCTGTGCAGCAGCGCGGTCTGGACGGAGCCCTCGTCCGGCAGGCGCAGGGACCGCTCCCAGCCCCAGACGCTGTGCGCGTCGGCGAAGGCCTCGTCGGTGCGGCCGGTGGCCGTCAGACGGCCGGCCTTGTAGACGACGAAGAGCCCGACGACGAGCAGCAGCTCCCGCAGAAGCGGCGGGCGTGCCGCGGTGTCGTCGGGGCGTGTGTCCGGACGGGCGTGCGCGTGAGGGCGTCGGCGCGTGCGGGCGGCCGCGTCGTGTGACGCGGCCGATGGTGTCGCCGCGTCGGGCGGCTCCGGTTCTGACGTGGACTCGGATGCGGAATCCGCAGGCTCGGTTCGGGAATCCATCCCCCGGCCCCCTTGCTGACGGCTTGATGTCGTGAAGTGCGCGGTGAGCCCAGGGCAGGATCCACTCGGCCTTCCCTGTGCGGGAGGAGTGGGTCCTGTCCGAGGCTCATCGATACGGCAGTGTACCGATACGGCAGTGTACCGATACGAGCATGTACCGATACGCAGGTGTACCGATACGGATGCGTACCGGTACCCTTGCGTATCGATTACACTGGGCGCAAGACCGCACCGGCATCGCCCGGATCGAGCGAGGAGAAGCCTCATGACGTCGCAGGCCGCGGACGGACCGGAGACGGTCGTCGCCTCGCGCCGCTCCAAAATCACGCCCGAGCGTGAGCGGGAGTTCTACGACGCCGTGCTCGAGCAGATCAGGGAATGCGGGTACGAGGCGCTCACGATGGAGGGAGTCGCCGCCAGCACCCGGTGCAGCAAGTCGACCCTCTACCGGCAGTGGAAGTCCAAGCCCCAGTTCGTGGCCGCCGCGCTGCGCAACAACCGTTGTCCCCGGTTCACGGGGATCGACACCGGGTCGCTCGCCGGTGACCTCCGCGCCGCGGCCGGGGCCGCGGGTGATTGGTCGGCCCGGGACAATACACAGCTGTTGCAGGGCCTCGGCAATGCCGTGATGCAGGACAAGGAGCTCCAGCAGGCGCTGCGCGACGCGCTCGTAGAGCCCGAGGTCGCCGAGCTGCGGCAGATGATCAGCCGCGGCGTCGAGCGCGGCGAGGTCGACGCCGGTCACCCGGCGCTGGAGTTCATCCCGGCCCAGATGCTCGGCGTCCTGAGGGTGCGGCCCCTTCTGGACGGCCAGTACGCGGACGCGGCGTATCTCACACGGTTCGTGGAGGCCGTCGTGCTGCCGACGCTGGGTCTCACCTGAATCTCAGGCCGCTGTCCGTGGGATGACCGGACGCCGGCCTGTATCGCGCCGCACCGTGGGGACGGGGGCGGCGCGCACCCCCCGGCCGGGTGGGGTTCCCCTTGAGCGGAGGGGCGCTCCACCCGGCCGATCCATGTCCGCGGTGTCCCGGCGCCGGGACGGGCGTACCCGGTTTTGGCGGGTCTCAGATCAGACGTTCTGGCCGTCTCCGCCGGTTCCGGCCGCCACCTTGATGCCCTTGGTGATGGTGTCGATGATCGACTGCTCGGGGGCCTTGGAGCTGATGTCGACGCCGAAGCGGACGACGACCAGCGAGGCGGGGTCGGCGGGGGACGGGAACACGAGCGATTCGACGTATCCGTCGTCGCCCTTGCTCGTCACGACCTTCCAGCGCACCAGATAGCCCTTCTCGCCGGCCACCGTGACGGCCTTCGAGGCGAGCTGGGTGTGCGAGGTGATCGAGCCGTAGCCCTTGCCGTACGACTCGGTGGCGTTCTTGGAGATGTCCTCCTTGGCCGCCGCCTCCGCCGTCGTGGACTTCAGCTTCTGCGCCTTCGCCGGGGCCGAGTAGGCGCCGCCGCGCTGACAGTTCTGCGAGGTGTCGCCGGGGCATTTGTACGTGTCCTTGGTGGACACCGCGGCGGTGCCCGCGCCGCTCTGGCCGGCCCAGCCGTCCGGCACCGGGATGCTGATGCCGTTGTAGACGTCCGTGGCGTACCCGGGGTCGGTCCCCGGCTGCCCCGACTCGCCGGGCGCCGGAGTCTGCCCGTCGGAGCCGCCCGGGCCGCCGGGCGCTCCGTTCGGGCCGCCTTCCTGGCCGCCGCCCGGTCCCTGCGGTCCGCCCTGGCCGTCCGACCCGGCGGGGCCGCGGGACGCAGCGCTGCCGCCGGATCCGTCATCGCTGGTCAGCGCGTACACGCCGCCGCCGATACCGGCGAGGACGGCGACCGCCGCCGCGACGGCTATGCCCGTGCGCAGCCCGCGCCGCGGGCCGCTCGGGGCGTACGCCGGATAGGGCCCGGCCCCCGCCGGGTGTGCCGGGGGACCCCATGCGGCCGCCGAGCCGACCGGGCGGACCTGGTCCGTCCATGTCCTACCGTCCCACCAGCGTTCGGTGGCGGGAGCGTCATTTGTCTGCCCGGGGTCGGGATACCAGCCGGGTGGAGTCGCCTGCGTCATGGGTCCACCGTAAGAGCACAGGGTGAAAGGCGGATGAGAGGGTTCCCCGAAGCCCGCTGGGGAGCTGACGCGGGCATGCCGACGGGAAGGCGGCCCACCGGACGGATGAAGAACGCCAGTGCCAAGGGTGCGTGTACCTCACGTGCGTCCCGGGCCGGCCGTCGCCTCCCGGGAGGCGGGGGCGAGGACCGGGGGTGAGGGGCGTCGGCCGGACTCGAAGGGCCCGACGCGACGTCCGCGGAGCCCCCGCGCACGCCTCCGCGGGAGCGCGGGAGCGGAGGGCGTGCAGGTCACAGTCGCGCGCGGGGGCGCTCGTGCCGGTCCTTCCCGGGGAGCTCGGGGGTCCCGCCGAGCGCGGTCGGCGCCGCGAACGTAGGAGGAAAATTACCTTCATTTTTCCAGCAGTTGACTGTCCGTCACTTCCCTTCGGAACCACCCGGTGTTCGGCGGCGTCGCCTTCGTGGGATCACCGTCGCCTGTCCCGGAGACTGGTGCCGGGTCCCGCCTCCGCCGTGGCTTCCAGGAGGCTAGGCTCGTTGCAGTTACGTCGTTTGGGTGACCTGGGGAGGTAGCGGGATGACGGAGGGACGACCCGGAGCGGTCGCCTCGGCTTCCCTGTGGGAGCGCGAAGAGGAGGTCGCCACTCTCGAAGAGGCGATCACCGCACTGCGTGCGGACTCCTCGACCTCGGGCACCCTGCTGGTGCTCAGCGGAGACGCGGGTCTCGGCAAGACCGCACTCCTGGCCGAGGTACGCAGGATCGCGGAGAGCAAGGGTTGTGCCGTGTGGTCGGCGCGCGGCGGCGAGACCGTCACGTCCGTCCCCTTCAATGTCGTACGGCAGTTGCTCCAGCCGGCCCTCGTCTCGCTGCTCCCGGAAGAGGCGCGCGAGTACCTGGGGGACTGGTACGACATCGCGGGACCCGCTCTCGGTATAGCCGAACCCGGTGACCGGCAGCCCGACCCGCAGGGCGTCTGCGACGGTCTGGTCGCCGCGGTACGACGCCTCGCGAAGCGGGACTGGCCGCTCGTGCTGCTCATCGACGACGCGCACTGGGCCGACCAGGAGACCCTGCGCTGGCTCGCCGCGTTCGCCGAGCGGCTGGACGACCTGTCCGTCCTCGTCGTGGTGGCCCGCAGGCCCGGCGGGGTCAGCGGCGAGAGCGCCCGGCTGCTCGACGCCGTGGCCGCCGCGGGCCGTCCGGTCTCCACCCTGACAGCGCTGACCCCGGCCGCCACCGAGGGCCTCACCCGCGCCACCCTCGGCGAACACGCCGACGCGCCCTTCTGCCGCGAGGTGTGGGCGGTCACCGGCGGCAACCCGTACGAGACCGTCGAACTGCTCGCCAAGGTCCAGGACAGCGAACTGGAGCCGGTCGAGGGCTCGGCCGCCGAACTGCGCGACCTGAACCGCTCGGCCCGCGGCCGCGGACTCGTCGCCCGCCTCGAAGGACTCGGCATCGACGCCACCCGGTTCGCCTGGGCGGCCGCCATCCTCGGCACCGGGATCTCCCTCGACCTCGCCGCCCAACTCGCCGGAATGCCGGACGAGGAGGCCTCCCGCTGTGCCGAACTGCTGGGCGCCGCCCGCATCCTGACCACGGCCGGATCCGCGGGCGGCCAACCGCCGCACGACGAGCTGGAGTTCGTGCAC includes:
- a CDS encoding DUF2510 domain-containing protein → MTQATPPGWYPDPGQTNDAPATERWWDGRTWTDQVRPVGSAAAWGPPAHPAGAGPYPAYAPSGPRRGLRTGIAVAAAVAVLAGIGGGVYALTSDDGSGGSAASRGPAGSDGQGGPQGPGGGQEGGPNGAPGGPGGSDGQTPAPGESGQPGTDPGYATDVYNGISIPVPDGWAGQSGAGTAAVSTKDTYKCPGDTSQNCQRGGAYSAPAKAQKLKSTTAEAAAKEDISKNATESYGKGYGSITSHTQLASKAVTVAGEKGYLVRWKVVTSKGDDGYVESLVFPSPADPASLVVVRFGVDISSKAPEQSIIDTITKGIKVAAGTGGDGQNV
- a CDS encoding phosphocholine-specific phospholipase C, translating into MPQVNRRRFFQLAGGTAAFTALSGSVQRAAAVPAHRRSGTIEDVEHIVVLMQENRSFDHYFGSMRGVRGFGDPRPASPAGTKPVWHQSDGTKDVLPFRPELDDLGLAFIKDLPHGWSDGHAAFNKGRYDKWVPAKSATTMAYLTREDIPFHYALADSFTVCDAYHCSFIGSTDPNRYYMWTGYTGNDGKGGGPVLGNDEAGYRWTTYPERLEAAGISWKVYQDIGDGLDANGSWGWIPDAYRGNYGDNSLLYFDQYRNAQPGDPLYDKARTGTDARKGEGFFDGLRADVQAGKLPQISWIAAPEAFTEHPNWPANYGAWYISQVLDALTSDPEVWSRTALFVTYDENDGFFDHLVPPFPPQSAAQGKSTVDVGPDLYAGDASRAAGPYGLGQRVPMLVVSPWSKGGYVCSETLDHTSIIRFMEARFGVREPNISPWRRAVCGDLTAAFDFARKDAGPVTLPRTDGYRPPDGDRHPDYVPTPPANPALPRQERGSRPTRPLKYAPLVDGSADTAAGRFTLTFGSGPKAGAAFLVTSGNRADGPWTYTTAAGKTISDTWNSAYSGGSYDLTVHGPNGFLRTFKGSNGTAGPEITARHTGCDVELTFVNKGASTATLRLTNGYGGPSQVFRVRAGATVKHTVDLRASECWYDLSVVADGQAGFLRRFAGHVENGRPGVSDPALITV
- a CDS encoding TetR/AcrR family transcriptional regulator produces the protein MTSQAADGPETVVASRRSKITPEREREFYDAVLEQIRECGYEALTMEGVAASTRCSKSTLYRQWKSKPQFVAAALRNNRCPRFTGIDTGSLAGDLRAAAGAAGDWSARDNTQLLQGLGNAVMQDKELQQALRDALVEPEVAELRQMISRGVERGEVDAGHPALEFIPAQMLGVLRVRPLLDGQYADAAYLTRFVEAVVLPTLGLT
- a CDS encoding phospholipid scramblase-related protein, translated to MTTQSNTPAGWYPDPNGKSQTQRYWDGSQWTDQEAPAGQVPHQGTPPQQPFPQQATAPDPRVQRQVQQQAGVAPSGVGGGTLFTEPVLVVNQKAKLIELTNEYKVMDQQGNPVGSVTEVGQGVLRKILRLVSSLDQFLTHRMEIRDAQGQPQLLLTRPAKIFKSRVIVTRPDGSAVGEIVQKNMIGKINFAINVDGRQVGAIKAENWRAWNFAIVDESEKEVARITKTWEGLAKTMFTSADNYVLQIHFQLPEPLLSLVVATALTVDTALKQDSRGLG
- a CDS encoding DUF3592 domain-containing protein, which produces MIFVVLVFVALVSVIVIAPVAAGVMAVRKVRRRTRAQRHGLRTEGRCIRVETVRRSGGGYATSTRRYYLFEYVTHDGRQFRFEDSAPNTTMPGDLLTVSYLPEDPEGATVALPGDRTAQRELGCFLVFLGVALAIALTVAGVGIGVLSLFAADA
- a CDS encoding phosphatase PAP2 family protein; this translates as MDSRTEPADSASESTSEPEPPDAATPSAASHDAAARTRRRPHAHARPDTRPDDTAARPPLLRELLLVVGLFVVYKAGRLTATGRTDEAFADAHSVWGWERSLRLPDEGSVQTALLHSDTLVHLANTYYATVHFPATAAFLVWLYLRRPAHYVWARRILALVTAAALAGHLAFPLAPPRLLAETGLVDTGQVYGPTVYGAHPAADALANQFAAMPSLHFGWALMVAIGLITATRSRLRALWLLHPLLTLLVIVGTANHYWLDAIVATALLCVALAVVHPPHRTATAPGRHLGHEPAAIPVRDLPELVGAGR